CCTCTCGGACTTCGGCTACTCCTACGTCTACGTCATCTTTGAGGACGGCACCGACATCTACTGGGCCCGCAGTCGCGTGCTGGAGTACCTCTCCAAGATCGGCAACACCCTGCCCCAGGGGGTCCAGCCGACCCTCGGACCGGATGCCACCTCCGTGGGCTGGGTCTACCAGTACGCCCTGGTGGACCACAGTGGGCGCCACAGCTCTGATGAACTGCGCTCACTCCAGGACTGGTATCTGCGCTACGGCCTGCAGAGCGTGCCCGGCGTGGCGGAGGTGGCCACCGTGGGCGGCCAGGTCCGGCAGTTCCAGGTCCAAGTGGATCCCGTCAAGCTGGCGGCCTACCGCATCCCCATGGAGGCCGTCATCATGGCGGTCAAGGGCGCCAACAGCGAGGTGGGCGGCCGGGTGGTGGAGTACAGCGGTCGGGAATACATGGTCCGGGGCCGTGGCTACGTCAAACGCACCCAGGACCTGGAGCAGGCTGCGCTCAAGGCCGCCGATGGCACCCCGGTGAAGCTCTCGGAGGTGGCCACGGTGACCCTGGGCCCGGAGATGCGCCGGGGGATCACCGACCTCGATGGCATCGGGGACGCCCCCAGCGGCATCGTGATCATGCGCCAGGGAGAGAACGCCCTCAAGGTGATCCAGGGGGTGAAGGCCCGGCTGGCGGAGCTGAAGAAGGGGCTCCCCGAAGGGGTGGAACTGGTCCCGGTCTACGACCGCTCCGAGCTCATCGAGCGGGCCATCGGCACGGTGAAGCACAAGCTCATCGAGGAGATGATCATCGTCGCCCTGGTGATCCTGGTCTTCCTCTGGCACATTCCCTCCTCCATCGTGCCCATCGTGACCATCCCCGCCAGCGTGGCCCTGGCCTTCATCCCGATGTACGCCATGGGGCAGAACGCCAACCTCATGAGTCTGGCGGGTATCGCCATCTCCATCGGCGTCCTGGTGGACGGGGCCATCGTGGAGGTGGAGAACGCCTACAAGCGCATCGAAGGCTGGATGGCCTCGGGACGCCCCGGCAGCTTCCACCAGGTGCGCCTCGCCGCCCTGATGGAGGTGGGGCCTTCCGTCTTCTTCTCCCTGCTGGTGGTGGCGGTGAGCTTCATGCCCATCTTCACCCTGGTGGACCAGGAGGGGCGCCTCTTCAAGCCCCTGGCCTACTCCAAGAACCTGGCCATGGCCATCGCCGCGGTCCTGGCCCTGACCCTGGATCCGGCTCTCCGCATGATCTTCGCCCGGGTGGAGCCCTTCCGCTTCCGCCCCCGCTGGCTGGCCTGGACCTTCACCCAGGTGGCCGTCGGCAAATACTACGCCGAAGAGAAGCACCCCATCAGTGTCCTCCTCCACCGGCTCTATGAGCGCCCCTGCCGCTTCGTTCTCCGCCACGCCAAGGCCACCCTGGTGGTGGCCGCCCTCCTGGTGGCCGCCACGGTCCCGGCCTTCATGGCCCTGGGCAGCGAGTTCATGCCCCCCCTCAACGAGGGGACCCTCCTCTACATGCCCTCCACCCTGCCCGGCCTGAGCGGGACCGAGGCTCAGCGCATCCTCCAGGTGCAGGACCGGCTGATCCGCACCGTCCCGGAGGTCGCGCGGGTCTTCGGCAAGGCGGGCCGGGCCGATACCGCCACGGACCCCGCCCCCTTCGCCATGATGGAGACGGTCATCGTCCTCAAACCCGAGAACCATTGGCGGGAGCGGCCCCGCTGGTACTCCTCCTGGGCTCCGGACTTCCTGAAGGCGATCCTCCGCCCCTTCTGGAGGGACCGCATCACCCAGGAGGACATCGTGGCGGACCTGGACAGGGCCGTCAGGCTCCCGGCCATCCCCAACGCCTGGACCATGCCCATCAAGGCCCGCCTGGACATGCTCAGCACCGGCATCCGCACCCCGGTGGGGCTGAAGGTGAACGGCAGCGACCTGGAGAGTATCCAGAAAGTCGCCGTGGAGGCCGAGCGGATCCTGCAGGGGGTCCCCGGCACCCGGAGTGCCTTCGCCGAGCGCACGGCCCAGGGCTACTTCCTGGACTTCGTCCTGAAGCGCGACGCACTGGCCCGCTATGGGCTCAGCGTCGACCAGGCCAACCTCCTGGTGATGACGGCCATCGGCGGGGACAACCAGAGCACCGTCTATGACGGGCGTGCCCGCTACCCCGTCAACGTCCGCTATGCCCGGGACTTCCGCGAGAGCCCCGAGGCCCTGGCGAGGGTCCTCGTTCCCACCCCCGGCGGCGCCATGATCCCCATCTCGGAGATCGCGGACATCCGCTGGGACCTGGGTCCCGCCATGATCCGGGACGAGAACGGCCAGCTGAACGGCTATGTACTCCTGGACTTCGACACCTCCAAGGTGGATGTGGGCACCTACGTCCAGCACGCCAAGGCCGCCCTGGACCATGAGCTCAAGCTGCCCCCTGGCACCAGCCTCACCTGGTCAGGGCAGTTCGAGAACATGCTCCGGGTGAAGGAGCGGCTCAAGGTGATCCTGCCCATCACCCTCCTGCTGATCTTCGCTCTGCTCTACGCCAACACCCGCCACGCGTTCAAGGCCGCCATCGTCATGCTGGCCGTCCCCTTCAGCGCCGTGGGGGCCTTCTGGCTCCTCTGGTTCCTGGGCTACCACATGAGCATCGCCGTCTGGGTGGGGCTCATCGCCCTCATGGGGCTTGATGCCGAGACCGGCGTCTTCATGCTCCTCTTCCTGGACCTGAGCCACGAGGAGGCCCGGAAGGCCGGGCGCCTGAACACCCCCTCCGACCTGGTGGAGGCGATCATCCACGGCGCCGTCAAGCGGGTGCGCCCCAAGGCCATGACCGTCTGCGCTGCCTTCATGGGCCTGCTGCCCATCATGTGGAGCACCGGCACGGGCTCCGACCTCATGAAACGCATCGCCGCCCCCATGGTGGGAGGCCTGGCCACCAGCTTCCTTCTGGAGCTCCTGGTCTACCCGGCGATTTACTTCCTCTGGAAGCGAAGGACGCTTCCCGAGCCTGACCCCACTCCCAAGGAGATCCCATGCTGAGCCTCATCCTCACGGCGGCCCTGGCCGTCACCCCCACCCACGTCAAGCCCGCCACCAATACCATCTGCCCGGTCCTGGGCAACGCGGTGAAACCCAACGGCCCCAAGGTCGTCGTCCGGGGCCACGAGTACCTGCTCTGCTGCCCCGGCTGCGATCAGGAGCTGCTCAAGAATCCGGACAAATATCTGAAGAAGGACGGCACCCCCAAGAACGCCAAGAAGTAGCACCCTCCAGACCCGGCCTGCCCTGCCCCCTGGCAGGCGGGCCGGGTTGCGCAGCCCCCCCCGCCGCCCCATGCTGGGGACTCTCCACCCCACGCATCCCCATGGAGGCACCATGCTGAGCATGCTCCTGACGGCCGCCCTGATCGCCACCCCCCAGGCCAAGAGCCCGCACCCCACCAACACCGTCTGTCCCGCCTGCGGGGGCCCCGTCAGCGCCAAGAGCCCCGTCATGGTGGTCAAAGGCCATCCCTACCACTTCTGCTGCGAGGAGTGTGGAGAGATGGTGCAGAAGAACCCGGACAAGTACCTCGACAAGGAGGGTCGGCCCAAGCGCGAACCCCACCCATGAGCGGGGCCCGTCTCAGGCCAGGCCCTGCCTGACTGCATCCGCCAGCTCCGCCCGACTGTAGGGCTTGTGCAGGAAACCCCGCAGGCCCTTGGCCTGCATCTGGGCAACGGCGTGGTCGCTGATGAACCCGGAGGCTGCGACCACCCGGACGCCTGGATCAAGCTCCTGGAGCCGCTCGAAGGTCTCGGCTCCGGAGAGCCCCGGCATGACCATGTCCAGAATCACCAGGCGGATCTCAGCCCGATGCCTGGCGAAGAGGGCCAAGCCCACCGGACCATCCTCCGCCTGGAGCACATCGAAGCCCATGGACTCCAACAGGAGCCCTGTGGTCGAACGGATCAGATCCTCGTCATCGATGATCAGAATGGCACCGGCGCCCGTGATCTCCTCGCGCCCCACCTTGGGGTTTGAAAGCCTGGGCCGCTCATCCAGAGGCAGGAGGATCCTGAAGGCGGTGCCTCCCCCCGGCTCCGAGTGGAGCTCCAGGCCGCCGTGGTGGTCGTTGACGATCCCGTACACGGCCGCCAGCCCCAGTCCCGTCCCCTTGCCGTCCAGCTTGGTGGTGAAGAAGGGCTCGAAGATCCGCGCCTGCAGCTCAACGGGAATTCCGTGCCCTGTATCCTCCACACAGAGGCCAACATAGGAGCCCGGCTCCAGCTCAAAACCTAGAGGAAGAGAGCGAGGCTCCGGGATCCGGACCTCCTCGGTGCGGATCGTGAGGGTCCCCCCCTCCGGCATGGCATCGCGGGCGTTGATGCAGAGATTGAGGAGTGCGTTCTCCAGTTGGGAGGGATCCCCCACGACCTGGGGCCGGTCGGCCCCCAGCCAGAGCTGGATGGCGATCTTCCGGTCAATGCTGCGCCTCAGGAGGGCCACGGAGTCTTCGACGATGCGGTGCAGCTCCAGGGGAGTGGAGACCAGCTTCCCCTTCCGGCTGAAGGCCAGGAGCTTGCTGGTGAGGTCCGCGGCCCGCTCGCTGGCCCTGCGGATGATCCTGACCAGATCCCCCCGGGGATCTCCGGCGGGCAGGGCATCCCCCAGGAGGTCCGCGGCCCCCATGATCCCTGCCAGCATGTTGTTGAAGTCATGGGCGACCCCCCCGGCCAGCTGGCCGATGGCATCCATCTTCTGGCTCTGCCGCAGCCGTTCATCTTGCTCCTTCAGGGCCTGGTCCGCGACGACCCGTTCGCTGACATCGATGGCGATCATGAGGAAGCCCGACAGGGACCCTTCGTGATCATTGACCGGGGTGACCACCAGATCCACCAGTCGCCGCTCCCCCTGGCGCGTGGTCCAGGTCCAGCGCGCCTTCTCCGGATCCCCGACCAGGGCCATGTGCCGGAAGACCGCGAAGGGACTGGACTCCGGCTCCCCGTGGCCCCTCATGGACACGAGACACTCCTCCAGTTCCCGGGCATCATGCCAGAGCAGCGGCGTCTCCCGACCCACCACTTCCTCCTGACTCCAGCCCAGGAGCTGCTCGGCCCCCCGGTTGAACACCAGGATGGTGCCCTGCACATCCGTCATCACAATGGCAACCTGGGTGGAAGCGTCCAGCACACTCTGGAGCCGCCCCAGGGCTGTGGCCAGGGTGGCCTCGGCCCGGCGACGGTCGGTGAACTCGCCCTGCAGGCGATGCGCCCAGAGGAGGGCCACCAGGATGGCCAGCCCACCCAGAACCACGCCCACCGACACATTCAGGCGGAGGGCATCGCTCTGGGCCCTCCTGCGGTGAGCCTCAGCCTGAGCGAGATAGGCGCTGACCTGGGCCATCGCGGCCTCGTGCAGCGGCATGACCTGCAGCAAGTCCTGTCGGGCCATCTCGAAGGCCAAGTGTTCCTGGTGATCGAGTAAATCCCGGTATTGCAGACGGAGGCGGTCCAGGAGCCCCGGCTCCAACCCACCCGGTGGAACCAGGGCCTCCACCCCACCCAGCTGCATGCGCAGGAGCCCGGCACGCTGGTCGATATGCTCCGGATCCCGGCTGCTCACCAGAATGGCCGCCTGGGCGTAGGCCCCGTGCAGACGGTCCTCCACCCGCCGGGCCCTCTCCCCATCCTCGTCCAGCCGGCGCCAGGTCCTCATGAGGCTGCGCTGACTCAGGACTGAGACGGCGATCTGGGCCAGCAGCAGGATGACGATCCAGGTGAAGGCCTGCAAAAGACGCCGGGAGATCCGGCGGCTCATGGCCGCCTCCCGCCCCGTCGGGTCAGGATCTGCCGGGTCCAGCGGGCATCGAAGAGCTCAGCTTCCCGGAAGCGGGCCCCCCTGGAGTCGTAGGTCAGCAGGAAGCGCTTCAGCTCGGCCAGGAAGTGCTCCAGTCCACCCCCGGGGGCATTGCGGGCGAGGAGGAGCCGCTCGGAATGGACCGGGGCCACCTCCATTTGGGTCACCATGTCCCGGTAGCCATCGAAGGGCGTGCTCCGGAAACTGCGGGCAGACACGATCTTCATCAACTGGGGCCTGTTGGCAGGCTTCCGCATCCAGTCCATGGCCTCCCGGACCCCCTCGACCAGGGCCAGACGCTCGGCCTCCGACATGGACTCCACCACCTGTCGGCTCCCGAAGAGACACTCGGGAATGCAGCCAGGTGAGTCGGCGGAACTCGCCAGGATCCGGGCTTCCGGCCCCAGTGCAGCCGAAAAGGGATCGCAGATCACCCCAGCATCCAGCCGCCCAGCCCGGAACTGCGCCGCAAGATCCGAGGGGGCGAGCTCAGCCACCGGGACCTTCAACAGGAAGCGCCACTCCCGAGGCAGGACTCGGTGGAGAAAAAAGGGCAGGGAGTAGCGGGCCTGGTAGTATCCCATCGGCCCCATCTCCAGCTGGGCGGAAGTCTTGCCCTTCCGCACAAAGACCCGGTCCCCCCCCGAGGACCAGTCTGTCTCCAGAAGGATACGGATCGGCTCCCGGTGGGTGTGGATCCACACCACATCCGCCACCATGGCACAGGCGAAGTCGGCTTCACCCGAGAGCTGGGCATCCAGGTAGCTCGCACCGTCCGGATATGCCTGGAGCCGGACATCCAGCCCCCTTGCCTTCCAGAAGCCCCGGGCCTCGGCCACATCCAGGAAGGCCCATCCCATCCAGGGTGTGGTGGCGATGCGATAAGTCCGCCCCCAGAGAGGGGTCACCAGCAGGAGAACCTGGAGGAAAATCCGCAGGAAGGGCATGGGCACCCCGACACTGCCCACACTATAGGGTCTGCATCACCATCCAGCGAGGGGATCCCTGGACCCGGGCACTCTGCCCCCAGGGGGCCTTCTCCTCCTCAGCCCTTCTGCGACATCTTCTCCTGCGCCAGCGCGTCCCGCTCATCCTTGCGCAGACGCCAGACCCAGCGCCCTGTGGTCCGGTCGAAGAGATCGAAGAGGCAGAGCCAGTTGAGCAGGCCGGCCACCATGATGTAGGTGGCGCCGTATTCCTGGGTCAGGTTGCGGATGGGCTCGGTGCCGACGCCTCCGAAGAGCCAGGCGAAGACCCCGTAGACCGGACCTGAGCCCAGGGTGGCCATGGCCCCCAGGGTGGGCAGCCAAGCCAGGGGCGAGATCTGAGGGACATAGACCCCACCCCGGGGACCGGCCCCCGGTCCATAGTAGAGCTGGAGGAAGGCCAACGCCGTGAATACGACATAAACGGTAAAGAAGACCTTGGCCCGGCCCTTCTGTCCCACCATCCAATAACCGGCGCCGGGGATGATCCAGTTGGCCAGGATCGGCTTCCAGCAGGCCTGGAAGGCCTGCTTCCTCCGGAGCGGCAGCGGAAGGGAGGGGGTGGTGGGCGTCTCGGTCATGCCTACAGATTACCGCGGGGCTTGCCAACGGGGGAGCGGGTCCCAAAATGCAGGAGTGAGCGTGGAGGCATCATGACCCATTCCAAAATCCGCCGTATTGCCGTATGCACGGGTGGCGGCGACGCCCCGGGCCTGAATGCCGTCATCCGCGCCGTGGTCATCGCCGCGCTCAACCGGGGATGGGAGTGTTATGGCATCCGTGACGGCTTCAACGGCATCCTCTTCCCCGAGCGCTATCCCGATGGGGGTGTCGTCCGCCTGACCCGGGAACGGGTCCATGGCATCACCCATCTCGGCGGTACCATCCTGGGCACCACCAACCGGGGCAATCCCCTCCACTACCCCCTCCACATGCCCGATGGCACCATGAAGGAAGTGGACCGCAGCGATGAGATCCTGGAGTATTTCGCCAAGAAGGAGCTGGACGCCCTGGTCTCCATCGGTGGCGACGGCAGCCTGACCATCGCCAACGCCCTCTGCCAGAAGGGTCTGCGGGTGGTGGGGGTCCCCAAGACCATCGACAACGACCTGGACAAGACCGCCACCACCTTCGGTTTCGACACGGCCGTCTCCTTCGCCACGGAGTGCCTGGACCGCCTCCACAGCACCGCCGAGTCCCACCAGCGGGTCCTGGTGGTGGAGGTGATGGGGCGCTACGCCGGCTGGATCGCCCTGCACTCCGGCATCGCCGGGGGCGCCCATGCCGTCCTCATCCCCGAGATCCCCTTCGACCTGGAGAAGGTGGCCGCGGTGATCCGGAACCGGGACAACGACGGCCGACTCTACAGCATCGTCATGGTGGCCGAAGGGGCCTCACCCCAGGGGGGGCACAGTGAGGTGGTGGCCCAGGCCGAGGTCGGGCAGGCCGAGCGCCTGGGCGGCATCGGCGAGCGTGTGGCCCGCAATCTCCAGGAGATCACCGGCAAGGAGAGCCGCTGCGTGGTGCTGGGACACCTCCTCCGCGGAGGGAGTCCCACCAGCTTCGACCGCCTGTCGGCCCTCCGCTTCGGTGCGGCCGCTGTCCGTGCCCTGGACGAGGGCTTCAACGGGGTCATGGTGGCCCTGGCCCACCCCGATGTGAACTATGTCCCCCTGGAGGAGGTGGCCGGCCGGATGAAGGCCGTCCCCATGGACTGCGACACCCTGCAGACCGCCCGGGACCTGGGGATCACCTTCGGGGATTGACAACTCATGTCCCACAGGGGATGCTGGGCCCATTCCAGCGGGGGACAGCATGGCTACAGGAATCCAGTCCGGAGGCCTTGTCGATCGTGAGCGGCTGAGGCTGGCGGTTCAGATCCTGCGGGACAGCGGAGAGAGCGGGGTCACCAAGATCCAGCTGGGGCGCAAGCTCGGCAAGGTGAGCCTCCGCACCGTGGACCGGGCCATCCAGCTCCTGGAGAACCAGGGTGCCCGCATCGAACGGACCCGCTCGGGCAAGCCGGCGGTGATCCACTTCCGGCTCACCAAGGGCCCCAGCTGGGATGAGTCCATCTCCGCCGAAGCCCGCCTGGCCCTCCGGCTCGCCTCCCTCATGCTGGTACAGGGTGGGGCCAGCCTCTGGCAGGAGAAGATCACCACCATCGAGCGCATCGCCAGCGAGCGCATGTCCAATCGGGACCACCGGATCTTCCGCCAGCTCCAGGACGCCATCCGCATCCAGGGCGGGGTGGAGGATCCCGTGGAGTCCCCGGAGGTCCTGGAGCCCATCCTGAAGGCCCTGGAGGCGGGGAAGTCCCTCAGGCTGGAATACCGGTCCGCAGGCTCCAGCCGGGCAAAGAGCCATCAGGTCATCCCGGCCGCCCTCACCCACGATCTCTACTCAGGAGGAACCTTTCTCCTGGCCTGGGAGTCTGCCACCGGGCGGGCCCTCCACCTCCGACTCAGCCGCATCCTCACGGCCAAGCCCTTCAGGGTGGGGACCCTGCCCGATCCCGAGGCCATGGAGCGGGCCGCCCGCTACCAAGTGGGCGGCTGGATCAGCACCGACGAACCCTTCGAGGTGCGGCTCCGCATCGAGGGCACCCACTGGGTCCAGTCCCTGAAGGAGGCCCCTCCTGCCCTGCCGGACTTTGATTTCCGCAGCGCCAGGGATGGCAGGAGCGGCATCGCCACCTTCAAGGCCAACCATCCTTCCGGACCCGAGCGCTGGGTCCTCCAGTTCGGGGAGGCTGCCGAAGTGCTCGAGCCCGATTGGCTGCGCAAGGAAATCGGGGAGCGGCTGAAGAAGGCTGCGGGGAAGTACTGAAAGCGTCTTTTCAGGCTCACTTCAACCGGATTTGGCACCCCGCCACGGCCAGCCAGGCTTCGTCAGCGACCCGAGTGGTGGCCTGGGCGAGCCAGCCAGCAAGGTCCCGGAAGCGGCGGGTGGCCGGGTCGGCGGGGACCGGAGACCAACCCACTTCATTACCCACGATGACGAGGGGCCAGGGTGCCCTGCGGAAGGCCTCCAGTTGGGCCATCCAGTCCTCCAGGATGGCTTCGTCGCTGGCCTCCATGCGCCAGGCCAGCCACAGGGTCAAGCAGTCCATCATGACCCCGCTGGGCACGGGATCCAGGGCCAGGAGCGCCTGCGCCACATCCCCGGGAGCTTCCAGGGTGCGCCAGGTATCCGGACGCTCGGCCTGGTGCCGACGCACGCGGTCAGCCATCTCCTGATCGGTGGGATCTACCTGGTAGGTGGCGACATAGACGCCCATCCCGCCCCACCCCAGGGCCATATCGAGGGCGAAGCGGCTCTTGCCGCTGCGCACAGGTCCGGTCACGAAGACAATTTTTCCCATGGCTCCAGGATGCCTGAACATATCAGGATGGAAAGATGACAAAAGCCATCTCCGTCCTGGGTTCCGCTTCCGATGTGGGCAAGAGCCTCGTCACCGCAGGCCTCTGCAGGCTCATCAGGGACAGCGGGCTGGATGTGGCCCCCTTCAAGTCCCAGAACATGGCCAACCAGGCCGGGGTCACTCCGGAGGGCCATGAGATGCCCCGGGCCCAGATCCTCCAGGCCAGGGCCTGCCGCCTGGCCCCCCACGTGGACATGGGCCCGGTGCTGATGAAACCCGTGAGCCCCACAGGCGCTCAGATCGTGGTGCTTGGCAAGGCCGTGGGCCAGCGGGAGGCCCGGGACTATTTCAAGGACACCTCCGAGCTGGCGGCAGTGGCCCTGGGGGCTCTGGACAGGCTTGCCGCAGCACACCAGGTCATCGTCCTGGAGGGCGCTGGCAGCCCCGTGGAGCTCAACCTCTGGAGCCGGGACTATGTGAACCTGCGCCCTGCCCGCCACATCGGCGCGGCCATCGTCCTGGTGGTGGACATCCACAAGGGGGGCGTCTTCGCCCAGGCCAAGGGCACCCTGGACCTGCTCCCCCCTGAGGACAGGGCCCGGGTGCTGGGCATCGTCGTCAACCGATTCAAGGGCGACCTCGCCCTCTTCGAGGACGGGATTCCGCTCATGGAGGAGGTCTGTGGAGCCCCAGTGCTGGCGGTGCTCCCCTTCGTGGAGCACGGGCTGGACGAGGAGGACCGGCCCATCCGGATCCCCGTGGACCAGAAACCTGAACCGGGACGCCTCCATGTCGGCGCTCTCCTCTCCCCCCGGGTCTCCAACACCGAAGATCTCCATCCCCTGCTGTCAGAACCCGATGTCCAGCTCACCTGGATCACCGACCCGAAGCTGGCCCTCCAGCAGGACCTCCTGATCCTGCCCGGCTCCAAGGCCACCATCGGGGATCTGGCCCACCACGCCTCCACCGGCATGGCCCAGACCCTCCGCGACGCCCACGCGGGCGGCGCCTGGGTCCTGGGCATCTGCGGGGGTTACCAGATGCTGGGCCTGGAGCTGGTGGACGAGGCCGGCAGCGAGGGTGGCCCCAGCCACTGGGAGGGACTGGGCATGCTCCCGACCCGAACCGTGTTCCGCAAGGACAAGCTCACCACCGAGAGCCGCTTCACCAGCGCCTGGCCCGAACCGGGACACCCCCTGACGGGCTACGAAATCCACGCCGGGCGTACCGAGGTTCTGGATGGAGGCGAGCCCCTGGTCCAGGGAGCCCAGGCTGATGCAGGCTGGCGCTCAGGGCACGCCGTGGGTTCCTATCTCCACGGCCTGCTGGCCGAGGACGCCTGGCGCTCGGCTTTCCTCAACCAGGTACGGCTCTCCAGGGGCTTCGCACCCCTTGCCCCCCAGGTGGCCGACCCGCTGGAGATCCGCATTCAACGCTGGGCAGAGCACCTCCAGCGGCACCTCCGCCCCGGGGCCTGGGAAAAGATTCTGAGCACCGTTCATCCGAATTAGCTTCAGCTGCAAGCGC
The sequence above is drawn from the uncultured Holophaga sp. genome and encodes:
- a CDS encoding DUF6677 family protein, coding for MTETPTTPSLPLPLRRKQAFQACWKPILANWIIPGAGYWMVGQKGRAKVFFTVYVVFTALAFLQLYYGPGAGPRGGVYVPQISPLAWLPTLGAMATLGSGPVYGVFAWLFGGVGTEPIRNLTQEYGATYIMVAGLLNWLCLFDLFDRTTGRWVWRLRKDERDALAQEKMSQKG
- a CDS encoding ATP-binding protein, whose protein sequence is MSRRISRRLLQAFTWIVILLLAQIAVSVLSQRSLMRTWRRLDEDGERARRVEDRLHGAYAQAAILVSSRDPEHIDQRAGLLRMQLGGVEALVPPGGLEPGLLDRLRLQYRDLLDHQEHLAFEMARQDLLQVMPLHEAAMAQVSAYLAQAEAHRRRAQSDALRLNVSVGVVLGGLAILVALLWAHRLQGEFTDRRRAEATLATALGRLQSVLDASTQVAIVMTDVQGTILVFNRGAEQLLGWSQEEVVGRETPLLWHDARELEECLVSMRGHGEPESSPFAVFRHMALVGDPEKARWTWTTRQGERRLVDLVVTPVNDHEGSLSGFLMIAIDVSERVVADQALKEQDERLRQSQKMDAIGQLAGGVAHDFNNMLAGIMGAADLLGDALPAGDPRGDLVRIIRRASERAADLTSKLLAFSRKGKLVSTPLELHRIVEDSVALLRRSIDRKIAIQLWLGADRPQVVGDPSQLENALLNLCINARDAMPEGGTLTIRTEEVRIPEPRSLPLGFELEPGSYVGLCVEDTGHGIPVELQARIFEPFFTTKLDGKGTGLGLAAVYGIVNDHHGGLELHSEPGGGTAFRILLPLDERPRLSNPKVGREEITGAGAILIIDDEDLIRSTTGLLLESMGFDVLQAEDGPVGLALFARHRAEIRLVILDMVMPGLSGAETFERLQELDPGVRVVAASGFISDHAVAQMQAKGLRGFLHKPYSRAELADAVRQGLA
- a CDS encoding WYL domain-containing protein yields the protein MATGIQSGGLVDRERLRLAVQILRDSGESGVTKIQLGRKLGKVSLRTVDRAIQLLENQGARIERTRSGKPAVIHFRLTKGPSWDESISAEARLALRLASLMLVQGGASLWQEKITTIERIASERMSNRDHRIFRQLQDAIRIQGGVEDPVESPEVLEPILKALEAGKSLRLEYRSAGSSRAKSHQVIPAALTHDLYSGGTFLLAWESATGRALHLRLSRILTAKPFRVGTLPDPEAMERAARYQVGGWISTDEPFEVRLRIEGTHWVQSLKEAPPALPDFDFRSARDGRSGIATFKANHPSGPERWVLQFGEAAEVLEPDWLRKEIGERLKKAAGKY
- a CDS encoding bifunctional adenosylcobinamide kinase/adenosylcobinamide-phosphate guanylyltransferase; the protein is MGKIVFVTGPVRSGKSRFALDMALGWGGMGVYVATYQVDPTDQEMADRVRRHQAERPDTWRTLEAPGDVAQALLALDPVPSGVMMDCLTLWLAWRMEASDEAILEDWMAQLEAFRRAPWPLVIVGNEVGWSPVPADPATRRFRDLAGWLAQATTRVADEAWLAVAGCQIRLK
- a CDS encoding CusA/CzcA family heavy metal efflux RND transporter, with protein sequence MSGPTSYDPDRPTFLQRVIRFSAEHRWLVIAASLALLAFSFWTMRRMPLDALPDLSDTQVIVYTKWDRSPDLVEDQVTYPIVTSLLGAPKVKAVRGLSDFGYSYVYVIFEDGTDIYWARSRVLEYLSKIGNTLPQGVQPTLGPDATSVGWVYQYALVDHSGRHSSDELRSLQDWYLRYGLQSVPGVAEVATVGGQVRQFQVQVDPVKLAAYRIPMEAVIMAVKGANSEVGGRVVEYSGREYMVRGRGYVKRTQDLEQAALKAADGTPVKLSEVATVTLGPEMRRGITDLDGIGDAPSGIVIMRQGENALKVIQGVKARLAELKKGLPEGVELVPVYDRSELIERAIGTVKHKLIEEMIIVALVILVFLWHIPSSIVPIVTIPASVALAFIPMYAMGQNANLMSLAGIAISIGVLVDGAIVEVENAYKRIEGWMASGRPGSFHQVRLAALMEVGPSVFFSLLVVAVSFMPIFTLVDQEGRLFKPLAYSKNLAMAIAAVLALTLDPALRMIFARVEPFRFRPRWLAWTFTQVAVGKYYAEEKHPISVLLHRLYERPCRFVLRHAKATLVVAALLVAATVPAFMALGSEFMPPLNEGTLLYMPSTLPGLSGTEAQRILQVQDRLIRTVPEVARVFGKAGRADTATDPAPFAMMETVIVLKPENHWRERPRWYSSWAPDFLKAILRPFWRDRITQEDIVADLDRAVRLPAIPNAWTMPIKARLDMLSTGIRTPVGLKVNGSDLESIQKVAVEAERILQGVPGTRSAFAERTAQGYFLDFVLKRDALARYGLSVDQANLLVMTAIGGDNQSTVYDGRARYPVNVRYARDFRESPEALARVLVPTPGGAMIPISEIADIRWDLGPAMIRDENGQLNGYVLLDFDTSKVDVGTYVQHAKAALDHELKLPPGTSLTWSGQFENMLRVKERLKVILPITLLLIFALLYANTRHAFKAAIVMLAVPFSAVGAFWLLWFLGYHMSIAVWVGLIALMGLDAETGVFMLLFLDLSHEEARKAGRLNTPSDLVEAIIHGAVKRVRPKAMTVCAAFMGLLPIMWSTGTGSDLMKRIAAPMVGGLATSFLLELLVYPAIYFLWKRRTLPEPDPTPKEIPC
- a CDS encoding ABC transporter substrate-binding protein → MPFLRIFLQVLLLVTPLWGRTYRIATTPWMGWAFLDVAEARGFWKARGLDVRLQAYPDGASYLDAQLSGEADFACAMVADVVWIHTHREPIRILLETDWSSGGDRVFVRKGKTSAQLEMGPMGYYQARYSLPFFLHRVLPREWRFLLKVPVAELAPSDLAAQFRAGRLDAGVICDPFSAALGPEARILASSADSPGCIPECLFGSRQVVESMSEAERLALVEGVREAMDWMRKPANRPQLMKIVSARSFRSTPFDGYRDMVTQMEVAPVHSERLLLARNAPGGGLEHFLAELKRFLLTYDSRGARFREAELFDARWTRQILTRRGGRRP
- a CDS encoding cobyric acid synthase: MTKAISVLGSASDVGKSLVTAGLCRLIRDSGLDVAPFKSQNMANQAGVTPEGHEMPRAQILQARACRLAPHVDMGPVLMKPVSPTGAQIVVLGKAVGQREARDYFKDTSELAAVALGALDRLAAAHQVIVLEGAGSPVELNLWSRDYVNLRPARHIGAAIVLVVDIHKGGVFAQAKGTLDLLPPEDRARVLGIVVNRFKGDLALFEDGIPLMEEVCGAPVLAVLPFVEHGLDEEDRPIRIPVDQKPEPGRLHVGALLSPRVSNTEDLHPLLSEPDVQLTWITDPKLALQQDLLILPGSKATIGDLAHHASTGMAQTLRDAHAGGAWVLGICGGYQMLGLELVDEAGSEGGPSHWEGLGMLPTRTVFRKDKLTTESRFTSAWPEPGHPLTGYEIHAGRTEVLDGGEPLVQGAQADAGWRSGHAVGSYLHGLLAEDAWRSAFLNQVRLSRGFAPLAPQVADPLEIRIQRWAEHLQRHLRPGAWEKILSTVHPN
- a CDS encoding ATP-dependent 6-phosphofructokinase; this encodes MTHSKIRRIAVCTGGGDAPGLNAVIRAVVIAALNRGWECYGIRDGFNGILFPERYPDGGVVRLTRERVHGITHLGGTILGTTNRGNPLHYPLHMPDGTMKEVDRSDEILEYFAKKELDALVSIGGDGSLTIANALCQKGLRVVGVPKTIDNDLDKTATTFGFDTAVSFATECLDRLHSTAESHQRVLVVEVMGRYAGWIALHSGIAGGAHAVLIPEIPFDLEKVAAVIRNRDNDGRLYSIVMVAEGASPQGGHSEVVAQAEVGQAERLGGIGERVARNLQEITGKESRCVVLGHLLRGGSPTSFDRLSALRFGAAAVRALDEGFNGVMVALAHPDVNYVPLEEVAGRMKAVPMDCDTLQTARDLGITFGD